The DNA window AGTGGGCCAGGCCAAGCGTCATGCCAAGGAGCTGGAGACTCTGCTCGCGCAGGCCTTCCCCCACCTGGACCTCTGAGGCCTGTAGGCTGTCGCCAATGGAACCACGTCACATCAGGCTCGTCGCCCTCGGCAACGAGCTGCTCAGCGGAGTCGGTGATCCTCGAGCGCTCGGATGGTTCGGGCGTGTGCTGGCCAAGACGCCGGTGGACACTGTGGACCTCGAGCACTACGTGTTGGCGATGCCCCGCGAGGGAACCGAGGCACTCTCCCGCCGTTGGCAGGAGGAGGCCATGCCTCGGTTCTCCGCGGGAGCTCCTGAGGGCACGGAGAAGTTCCTCCTGCTCGCCCTCAACGACTCCGACCTCGACGGCGCCAGCTCAGCCCGGTCCCGGCTGAACCTGGCCAACGTCCTGGACCGGGCCAGTCAGGAGGGCATCCGCTGCCTGGTGGTCGGACCGACACCGACGCTGGACGAGGAGCGCAATCAGCGGATCGCCGAGCTCAACGCCGCCTACCAGGACGTCGCTTCGCGCCGGTCCCACGTCTACGTGGACACCTACCGGCCGCTGCTTCAGCACGAGCAGTGGCGGGGCGACCTGGCCGCCAACGGTGGACGTCCGGGTCAGGCCGGCTATGGGCTGATCGCCTGGCTGGTCCTCCACCGCGGCTGGTACCAGTGGTTGGGCTTGTCAGAGCCGGTGACGTAGGATGGTCGGGTT is part of the Nesterenkonia lacusekhoensis genome and encodes:
- a CDS encoding GDSL-type esterase/lipase family protein; translation: MEPRHIRLVALGNELLSGVGDPRALGWFGRVLAKTPVDTVDLEHYVLAMPREGTEALSRRWQEEAMPRFSAGAPEGTEKFLLLALNDSDLDGASSARSRLNLANVLDRASQEGIRCLVVGPTPTLDEERNQRIAELNAAYQDVASRRSHVYVDTYRPLLQHEQWRGDLAANGGRPGQAGYGLIAWLVLHRGWYQWLGLSEPVT